One window of Rasiella rasia genomic DNA carries:
- the lysA gene encoding diaminopimelate decarboxylase, with protein MTHQDLLAVAQEFGNPVYVYNASTMEAQYKRLDKAFKGVKKVKFHYAVKALSNLSVLKLLHSFGCGMDTVSIQEVQLALQAGVPAKDIIFTPNGVSLEELEAAAKLGVQINIDNLSILEQFGTRHPEIPVCVRINPHVMAGGNTNISVGHIDSKFGISIHQVPLLLRIVENTGMHINGIHMHTGSDILDIDVFLYASEILFETAKRFTNLDFIDFGSGFKVPYKTGDIETNIEELGEKLTTRFNEFCKNYGKELTLAFEPGKFLVSEAGKFLVQVNVIKQTTSTVFAQVDSGFNHLIRPMLYNAQHHIENISNPAGKERFYSVVGYICETDTFANNRRISEITEGDVLAFHNAGAYSFSMASNYNSRFRPAEVLWYDGKSHLIRKRETFEDLVANQVEFQL; from the coding sequence ATGACACACCAAGATCTATTAGCTGTTGCACAGGAATTTGGTAACCCTGTGTATGTCTATAACGCTTCAACCATGGAAGCACAATACAAACGGCTAGATAAGGCTTTTAAAGGTGTGAAAAAGGTTAAGTTTCATTATGCAGTAAAGGCGTTGTCTAATCTTTCAGTATTAAAATTACTACATAGTTTTGGTTGCGGAATGGATACCGTTTCTATACAAGAAGTGCAATTGGCATTACAAGCTGGTGTGCCAGCAAAAGACATAATTTTTACACCTAATGGGGTTTCTTTAGAAGAACTAGAGGCAGCCGCTAAGCTAGGTGTTCAGATAAATATAGACAACCTCTCTATCTTAGAGCAATTTGGTACACGCCACCCAGAAATTCCGGTTTGCGTACGTATTAATCCGCATGTTATGGCGGGAGGTAATACCAATATTTCTGTTGGTCATATAGACAGTAAATTTGGAATTTCAATTCATCAGGTTCCATTGCTTCTTCGTATTGTTGAAAATACAGGCATGCACATTAATGGAATTCATATGCATACAGGTAGCGATATTTTAGATATTGATGTTTTTCTGTATGCTTCGGAAATTTTATTTGAAACCGCTAAACGTTTTACCAATTTAGATTTTATAGACTTTGGTAGCGGATTTAAAGTTCCGTACAAAACAGGAGATATTGAAACCAATATTGAAGAGTTAGGTGAAAAGCTAACAACGCGTTTTAATGAATTTTGTAAAAACTACGGAAAGGAGCTCACACTAGCTTTTGAACCTGGTAAATTTCTGGTAAGCGAAGCCGGTAAATTCTTAGTTCAAGTTAACGTTATCAAACAAACAACCTCAACCGTTTTTGCACAGGTAGATAGTGGTTTTAATCACTTAATAAGACCTATGCTCTATAACGCGCAGCATCACATTGAAAACATTAGTAATCCAGCAGGAAAGGAACGATTTTATAGTGTGGTAGGCTACATTTGTGAAACTGATACGTTTGCAAATAACAGACGCATTTCAGAAATTACAGAAGGAGATGTACTAGCGTTTCACAATGCAGGCGCATATAGCTTCTCAATGGCAAGTAACTACAATAGTAGATTTAGACCAGCCGAGGTATTGTGGTATGACGGGAAATCGCATCTCATACGTAAACGAGAAACATTTGAAGATTTGGTAGCAAATCAAGTAGAATTTCAGCTGTAA
- a CDS encoding plasmid pRiA4b ORF-3 family protein produces MIYRFRAILDTQEDVFRDIEIEASNTMEDFHNAITQAFGFAGQEMASFYVSNELWEQGEEIALFDMSEGGDTVRTMHDTILEDTVWDKQPRLLYVYDFLNMWTFMVELAEITEPTPGVSYPNLMFSHGQIPDEAPEKEFIAERTDGEDDFDDDEYDLDAEDYDNLDFDENWN; encoded by the coding sequence ATGATTTATAGATTTCGAGCGATATTAGATACCCAGGAAGACGTATTTCGCGATATTGAAATTGAAGCTTCTAACACCATGGAAGATTTTCACAATGCAATTACACAAGCGTTTGGCTTTGCGGGTCAGGAAATGGCTTCTTTTTATGTAAGTAATGAATTGTGGGAACAAGGCGAAGAAATTGCACTATTTGATATGAGCGAAGGTGGCGATACAGTTCGTACCATGCATGATACCATTCTTGAAGACACGGTATGGGACAAACAACCACGTTTATTATATGTATACGACTTTTTGAATATGTGGACTTTTATGGTTGAACTAGCTGAAATTACCGAGCCAACTCCCGGCGTGTCGTATCCAAACTTAATGTTCTCACACGGTCAAATCCCTGATGAAGCTCCTGAAAAAGAGTTTATCGCAGAACGAACCGACGGCGAAGACGATTTTGATGATGATGAATACGACTTAGACGCCGAAGATTATGACAACCTAGATTTTGATGAAAACTGGAATTAA
- a CDS encoding nucleoid-associated protein translates to MINLYNTHIASLSIHRVGNKSRNEGILLSASPYEMNDEITPLLKEFFLKPFRDKEENYFHFDTQTDLEFHELFNLVAAGFAVPDNMHDESKKIAKYLFDQSMHPHIKSGEVYVAYLENVLLDNEKVDAIGIFKSELKQDFLQFSEDEHQLDAQLQQGVNLNKLDKGALIFNVKKEEGYKILSVDSNRYDARYWLESFLGVEATADDNFYTKKYLKFCQDFAKDVVLPAEDKKEEVLFMNRAVNHFAKNDNFEESLFVNEVLDNPDLIPEFKHYKTEQAPKYNIEDITTFPIANTAVTAARKKIKNVIQLDTNIQIKMDFINPESAEKFVEKGWDEEKQMYYYLVYFNKEQKS, encoded by the coding sequence ATGATCAATCTATATAATACCCATATTGCATCGCTATCCATTCACCGCGTTGGTAACAAGAGTCGGAATGAAGGCATTCTTCTTTCTGCTTCTCCTTATGAGATGAATGACGAAATTACACCACTTCTAAAAGAATTTTTTCTAAAGCCGTTTCGAGATAAAGAGGAAAACTATTTCCACTTCGACACTCAAACCGACTTAGAGTTTCATGAATTGTTCAATTTGGTTGCGGCTGGTTTTGCGGTGCCAGACAACATGCATGATGAGAGTAAAAAAATAGCAAAATATTTATTCGACCAATCTATGCATCCGCACATAAAAAGTGGAGAAGTATACGTAGCTTATCTTGAAAATGTACTACTTGATAACGAAAAGGTAGATGCCATAGGTATTTTTAAATCGGAGCTAAAGCAGGATTTTCTTCAATTTTCCGAAGACGAACACCAACTAGATGCGCAGTTGCAGCAAGGAGTTAATTTAAATAAGTTAGACAAAGGGGCACTTATCTTCAATGTAAAAAAAGAGGAAGGTTATAAAATTCTTTCAGTAGATAGCAATCGGTACGATGCACGTTATTGGCTTGAGAGCTTTCTAGGAGTTGAGGCCACTGCCGACGATAATTTCTACACAAAAAAGTATTTAAAATTCTGCCAAGACTTCGCAAAAGATGTTGTGCTTCCTGCCGAAGATAAAAAGGAGGAAGTTCTTTTTATGAACAGAGCTGTAAATCACTTTGCGAAAAACGACAATTTTGAAGAAAGCCTGTTTGTAAATGAAGTACTTGACAATCCGGATCTTATTCCAGAGTTTAAGCATTACAAAACTGAACAAGCTCCAAAGTATAACATTGAAGACATAACGACATTTCCTATTGCAAATACTGCGGTAACGGCGGCTCGAAAAAAAATAAAGAATGTCATTCAACTAGATACAAATATTCAAATTAAGATGGATTTTATTAATCCAGAAAGTGCCGAAAAGTTTGTTGAAAAAGGTTGGGATGAAGAAAAGCAAATGTATTACTACTTAGTTTACTTTAATAAAGAACAAAAATCGTAA
- a CDS encoding ATP-binding cassette domain-containing protein, whose product METILSINNLTKKFGPITAVNDLSFTIEKGNVYGILGPNGSGKSTTLGIVLNVVNKTTGSYSWFGGTESTHQALKKVGAIIERPNFYPYMTAAQNLALVCKIKDVDVSKIDEKLEVVGLLDRRNSKFNTFSLGMKQRLAIASALLNDPEILILDEPTNGLDPQGIHQIRQIIKEIASQGTTILLASHLLDEVEKVCTHVVILRKGVSLYSGSVEGMNASHGFFVVGSSNMEALENELNSNANFGSIKREGDQFIAYLKEPLDAAEFNQQMHAKGISLSHLVKRKESLEEQFLEITKNLN is encoded by the coding sequence TTGGAAACTATACTCTCAATTAACAATCTTACCAAAAAGTTTGGTCCCATTACCGCTGTAAACGACCTTTCTTTTACCATTGAAAAAGGAAATGTTTACGGTATTCTTGGCCCAAACGGTAGTGGAAAATCTACCACCTTAGGCATCGTTTTAAATGTAGTGAATAAAACCACCGGTAGTTATAGCTGGTTTGGCGGAACAGAATCTACCCACCAAGCTTTGAAAAAAGTAGGTGCTATTATTGAGCGTCCAAATTTTTATCCGTACATGACGGCCGCGCAAAATTTGGCGCTTGTCTGTAAAATTAAGGATGTCGATGTTTCAAAAATAGATGAAAAACTAGAAGTTGTAGGGCTGCTAGACAGGCGTAACAGCAAGTTTAACACCTTTTCGTTGGGGATGAAACAACGTTTAGCAATTGCTTCGGCCTTGTTAAATGATCCTGAGATTTTAATTCTTGATGAACCTACCAACGGTTTAGATCCACAGGGGATTCATCAGATTCGACAAATTATAAAAGAAATTGCAAGCCAAGGAACAACAATACTGCTTGCTTCTCACCTCTTAGACGAAGTTGAAAAGGTATGTACTCATGTGGTCATTTTACGTAAAGGTGTGAGTTTGTATAGTGGTAGTGTAGAAGGCATGAACGCAAGCCATGGTTTCTTTGTGGTTGGTAGCTCGAACATGGAAGCCCTAGAAAATGAACTCAATAGCAACGCAAACTTTGGAAGCATTAAAAGGGAAGGAGATCAATTTATAGCTTATCTCAAAGAGCCTCTCGATGCTGCAGAATTTAACCAACAAATGCATGCTAAAGGAATTTCATTATCTCATTTGGTTAAAAGAAAAGAGAGCTTAGAAGAACAATTCTTAGAAATTACTAAAAACCTTAACTAA